A single Alcanivorax borkumensis SK2 DNA region contains:
- a CDS encoding SCP2 sterol-binding domain-containing protein yields MSLEFLSDEWFAKVKEIREGAGNLETPAALADLVINISVNADGDDKKLALVGGMIEEGHHADAPTTMILPADLAKRIFIEGDQSAGMQGFMSGQIRVEGDMSKLMALQTAQPSADQLAMMKQIQDVTA; encoded by the coding sequence ATGAGCCTCGAATTTTTGTCTGACGAATGGTTTGCAAAAGTAAAAGAGATCCGTGAAGGCGCGGGTAACCTTGAAACGCCAGCAGCGTTGGCTGACTTGGTGATCAACATCAGCGTTAATGCTGATGGTGACGATAAAAAGCTGGCTTTGGTTGGCGGCATGATTGAAGAAGGTCATCACGCTGACGCTCCGACTACCATGATTCTGCCGGCCGACTTGGCCAAGCGCATCTTCATCGAAGGTGACCAGTCTGCAGGCATGCAAGGCTTTATGAGCGGCCAGATTCGCGTTGAAGGCGACATGAGTAAACTGATGGCTTTGCAAACCGCACAGCCTTCTGCTGATCAGCTTGCCATGATGAAGCAGATCCAGGACGTGACTGCCTAA
- a CDS encoding tetratricopeptide repeat protein, translating to MQPNSPIIEATEQNIQQILEQSQQIPVIVGFWASWSEPCQQMAPILERLVNEYQGKVILANVNADEQQMLASQFGVRSLPSLKLVFQGKLVSELDGAQTEGAIRQWLAPVVDPEAAQQQQEEGFIEQVRMAIEAGHTEQAEGALRQTLEQSPDKHAIRALLVELLLGEGRLDDAQSVLAQVTEDAEPLRPFRARFALLDKLEGAGQSLADLSARIADKPTAEDLYAYGLQAAAAGQFKQGLEALLQLLCNHSDFRDGVARNALLEVFECLPKGDPLASEYRRKMFNYLY from the coding sequence TTGCAGCCAAACAGCCCTATCATTGAAGCTACCGAGCAGAATATTCAGCAAATCCTTGAACAGTCCCAGCAGATTCCGGTGATCGTGGGTTTCTGGGCGAGTTGGAGCGAACCCTGTCAGCAGATGGCGCCAATCCTAGAGCGCCTAGTCAACGAATATCAGGGCAAGGTGATTCTGGCCAATGTGAATGCCGATGAGCAGCAAATGTTGGCCAGTCAGTTTGGTGTGCGCAGCCTGCCCAGTCTCAAACTGGTGTTTCAAGGAAAGTTGGTCAGCGAGTTGGATGGAGCCCAGACCGAAGGCGCGATACGCCAGTGGTTGGCTCCTGTGGTGGACCCCGAAGCCGCACAGCAGCAACAGGAAGAAGGGTTTATCGAGCAGGTGCGTATGGCCATTGAAGCCGGCCACACCGAGCAAGCAGAAGGGGCATTGCGCCAGACGCTGGAGCAGAGCCCAGACAAGCATGCCATTCGCGCCTTGTTGGTAGAACTGCTGTTGGGTGAAGGCCGTCTGGATGATGCCCAGTCGGTGCTGGCACAAGTGACAGAAGATGCGGAGCCTCTACGGCCGTTCCGGGCGCGCTTTGCATTGTTGGATAAATTGGAAGGTGCAGGGCAAAGCTTGGCGGATTTGTCTGCCCGTATTGCCGACAAGCCGACTGCCGAGGATCTTTATGCCTACGGGCTGCAGGCCGCTGCCGCTGGCCAGTTCAAGCAGGGGCTTGAGGCGCTGCTGCAGCTGCTCTGCAACCACAGTGATTTCCGCGATGGAGTGGCGCGTAATGCGTTGCTAGAAGTGTTCGAATGCCTCCCTAAAGGCGATCCACTGGCCAGCGAATATCGCCGTAAGATGTTTAACTACCTCTACTAA
- a CDS encoding ammonium transporter → MKKLIAVLLMLPSLALADGLDTGDSAWILTATALVLFMTLPGLSLFYGGLVRSKNILSVLMQCFAITCAVSLVWLVCGYSLAFSDGGSMNAWIGGLDHVFFSGINRDTLEGTLPKSLHGLFQMTFAIITPALIVGAFAERMRFGPMLAFSILWLLGVYIPVCHWVWGGGWLADLGLYDFAGGTVVHITAGVAALVAAVVLGNRKGFPTQGMMPHNMTMTVTGAGMLWVGWFGFNGGSALAANGDAAMAMLVTHISAAAGSLAWMTMEWKKFGKPSALGIATGMVAGLGTITPASGFVSPAAALVIGLSAGVICFYMVIFVKHKLKIDDSLDVFPVHGIGGILGTLLAGVFASTELGLFSGYGFAKPEYTMLDQLGVQALGVVATFVYTALVTWGLLKLVGLFAPLRVTAEEETQGLDIALHEERGYDL, encoded by the coding sequence ATGAAAAAATTGATTGCTGTATTGTTGATGCTGCCCTCGTTGGCTCTGGCCGATGGCCTGGATACCGGTGACAGCGCCTGGATTCTCACTGCCACCGCGTTGGTGTTATTTATGACGCTGCCGGGTTTGAGCCTGTTCTACGGTGGGCTGGTACGCAGCAAGAATATCCTCTCGGTGTTGATGCAGTGTTTTGCTATTACCTGCGCTGTGTCGCTAGTGTGGTTGGTCTGTGGTTATTCTCTCGCTTTTTCCGATGGGGGCAGCATGAATGCCTGGATTGGTGGCTTGGACCATGTTTTCTTTTCTGGAATCAACCGCGATACCTTGGAAGGCACCTTACCGAAAAGTTTGCATGGGTTGTTTCAGATGACCTTTGCGATCATCACCCCGGCGCTGATCGTCGGTGCCTTTGCCGAGCGTATGCGCTTCGGTCCCATGCTGGCGTTTTCTATTCTCTGGTTGTTGGGTGTGTATATTCCTGTTTGTCATTGGGTTTGGGGCGGCGGCTGGTTAGCCGATCTGGGGCTGTATGATTTTGCCGGAGGCACCGTGGTGCATATCACCGCCGGTGTGGCGGCGTTGGTGGCAGCGGTGGTGCTCGGTAACCGTAAAGGCTTCCCCACCCAAGGCATGATGCCGCACAACATGACCATGACGGTAACCGGTGCCGGCATGTTGTGGGTGGGCTGGTTCGGCTTTAACGGTGGTTCTGCGTTAGCCGCCAATGGTGATGCAGCCATGGCGATGCTGGTAACGCACATTTCTGCCGCCGCCGGTTCACTGGCCTGGATGACCATGGAATGGAAAAAATTCGGTAAGCCGTCTGCTCTGGGCATTGCCACGGGCATGGTTGCAGGGTTGGGAACCATTACCCCGGCGTCGGGCTTTGTTAGTCCGGCCGCTGCGCTGGTGATTGGTCTATCGGCTGGCGTGATCTGTTTTTACATGGTGATCTTTGTTAAGCACAAGCTGAAAATCGATGACTCCCTTGATGTTTTCCCTGTCCACGGTATTGGCGGCATCCTTGGCACTTTGTTGGCAGGGGTGTTTGCCTCTACGGAGTTGGGTCTGTTCTCCGGCTACGGGTTTGCCAAACCGGAATACACCATGCTGGATCAGCTGGGTGTGCAGGCGTTGGGTGTGGTGGCAACCTTTGTGTACACCGCCTTGGTGACGTGGGGCTTGCTCAAGCTGGTAGGCTTGTTTGCACCGTTACGGGTCACCGCCGAGGAAGAGACCCAGGGCCTGGATATTGCGTTGCATGAAGAGCGCGGTTATGACCTTTGA
- a CDS encoding acyl-CoA dehydrogenase — MLSLLAIVLLIATLMTLFYQQISRGIGSAVFVIVWLLCGFLASWLFHPLSLILLAAGVTVLNHVDLRQKFITKPVYNALAKVMPAIGDTEREAIEAGTTWFEADLFSGRPDWEKFAHIQFTSLTEEEQSFIDNEVVELCDMLDEWQIFHELRDLPEEVWDFLKHKGFFSLIIPTEYGGKAFSPYAQSRIMSKIATRSLTAAVTAMVPNSLGPGELLAEYGTQEQKDRWLPGLAKGDEIPCFGLTGPEAGSDAGAIPDTGVICKGKIDGKEVLGMRLNFAKRWITLAPVATVVGLAFKLYDPEKLLGDTEDLGITCALIPADTKGVEIGRRHYPGSPFMNGPINGKDVFVPLDAIIGGPDMAGKGWRMLIECLGAGRGVSLPALATASGEMGYRMTGAFGRIRRQFNTAVGEFEGVQEASANVAALAYTLEAYRHLVTRSLEDGAPSVVTAMAKYHATEMMRELINHGMDIAGGRGIQLGPRNFLALPYQSTPIAITVEGANILTRSLMIFGQGAMRCHPFLYDELQAIQAEDKKQGLQDFDALFFSHASHTLGNISSAIAQALASPYLSDAPGNADAFSAPWYRLINRYSAVLASTSDMALALLGGDLKRRELLSARLGDVHSQLLIACAILKYHATLPRDEANDAHAHYALRLAFSRAHDSLEAFTSNFGFFGIGRVLKRLFFPLGRPCKAQAPSDDQIRALGQMIMEPSSVRDALAEPAYISQDPEDSIGRVEATFNKLLEVEPGFLAYLKAEGKGQLEGKTVLEKLQDAARKGIINESQVEAINEYDAMRYDCLLTDAFDKDLKEVQVHAERPMI; from the coding sequence ATGCTTAGCCTCTTGGCTATTGTGTTGTTAATTGCCACGCTGATGACCCTCTTCTATCAGCAAATCAGCCGAGGCATTGGCAGTGCCGTTTTCGTTATCGTGTGGCTGCTCTGCGGCTTCCTCGCATCTTGGCTGTTCCACCCCCTTTCCCTCATTCTGCTCGCTGCTGGCGTCACCGTGCTTAACCACGTGGACCTGCGCCAAAAATTTATTACTAAACCAGTCTACAACGCGTTGGCCAAGGTTATGCCTGCCATTGGCGATACCGAACGGGAAGCCATTGAAGCGGGCACCACCTGGTTCGAGGCCGACCTATTCTCCGGCCGGCCAGACTGGGAAAAATTTGCCCATATCCAGTTCACTTCCCTCACCGAAGAAGAGCAGTCGTTCATCGACAATGAAGTGGTTGAACTGTGTGACATGCTAGATGAGTGGCAAATTTTCCACGAACTGCGCGACCTGCCTGAGGAAGTCTGGGATTTCCTTAAGCACAAGGGTTTCTTCAGCCTGATTATTCCTACCGAGTATGGCGGCAAAGCTTTTTCACCCTATGCGCAAAGTCGCATCATGAGCAAAATCGCAACCCGCTCGCTTACTGCCGCCGTCACCGCCATGGTGCCCAACTCTCTTGGCCCCGGTGAACTGCTAGCCGAATACGGCACCCAGGAACAAAAAGACCGCTGGCTGCCCGGTCTCGCCAAGGGCGATGAGATCCCCTGCTTTGGGCTCACTGGGCCAGAAGCCGGCTCCGATGCAGGGGCCATCCCCGATACCGGGGTCATCTGCAAAGGCAAGATTGACGGTAAGGAAGTGCTGGGCATGCGCCTGAACTTCGCCAAACGCTGGATCACCCTGGCCCCCGTAGCTACAGTCGTCGGCTTGGCTTTCAAACTGTATGACCCGGAAAAGCTGCTCGGTGATACCGAGGACTTAGGCATTACCTGTGCGCTGATTCCCGCCGATACCAAAGGGGTGGAAATCGGTCGCCGGCACTACCCCGGCTCACCGTTCATGAACGGCCCCATCAACGGCAAAGATGTGTTCGTACCCTTGGATGCCATCATCGGGGGGCCGGATATGGCCGGTAAAGGCTGGCGCATGCTGATTGAGTGTCTTGGTGCTGGCCGCGGCGTCTCTCTGCCTGCACTGGCCACGGCCAGTGGCGAAATGGGCTACCGCATGACCGGCGCCTTTGGGCGCATCCGGCGCCAGTTCAATACGGCCGTAGGTGAATTCGAAGGGGTGCAGGAAGCCTCTGCAAATGTGGCGGCACTGGCCTATACCCTGGAAGCTTACCGTCATCTGGTAACTCGCTCACTGGAAGACGGCGCTCCGTCTGTGGTTACGGCCATGGCCAAGTACCATGCCACCGAAATGATGCGCGAGCTGATCAACCACGGCATGGATATCGCTGGCGGGCGTGGCATTCAACTCGGTCCAAGGAACTTCTTGGCCCTGCCTTATCAGTCCACGCCTATTGCCATTACCGTGGAAGGCGCCAATATTCTCACCCGCTCGTTGATGATCTTTGGCCAAGGGGCCATGCGTTGTCACCCGTTCCTTTACGATGAACTGCAAGCCATTCAGGCGGAAGATAAAAAGCAGGGGCTGCAGGATTTTGATGCTCTGTTCTTCTCACACGCAAGTCATACTCTGGGTAATATCAGCAGTGCCATTGCCCAAGCATTAGCCAGCCCCTACCTGTCCGACGCTCCGGGCAATGCTGATGCCTTCAGTGCTCCCTGGTATCGCCTGATCAACCGTTACAGTGCAGTGCTGGCCAGCACCTCGGACATGGCCCTTGCCCTGCTCGGCGGCGACCTCAAGCGGCGCGAACTGCTGTCTGCTCGCCTGGGGGATGTACACAGCCAGCTGCTGATCGCCTGCGCGATTCTCAAGTATCACGCCACTCTGCCCCGCGACGAGGCAAACGATGCCCACGCGCATTACGCCCTGCGCTTGGCTTTCAGTCGAGCCCACGATTCTCTAGAGGCCTTCACCAGCAACTTTGGTTTTTTCGGTATCGGCCGTGTGCTTAAGCGTCTGTTCTTCCCGCTGGGCCGACCCTGCAAGGCTCAAGCCCCAAGCGATGACCAAATCCGCGCTCTTGGGCAAATGATCATGGAACCCAGCTCAGTACGCGATGCCTTGGCAGAGCCGGCCTATATCTCCCAGGACCCGGAAGATTCCATTGGCCGCGTAGAAGCCACCTTCAACAAACTACTGGAAGTGGAGCCTGGATTCCTAGCGTATCTAAAAGCAGAGGGCAAAGGTCAGCTGGAAGGCAAGACCGTACTGGAAAAGCTTCAGGATGCGGCGCGCAAAGGCATCATCAATGAGAGCCAGGTGGAGGCCATCAATGAGTACGACGCCATGCGTTACGATTGCCTGCTCACCGACGCCTTTGACAAGGATCTGAAGGAGGTGCAAGTACACGCCGAACGACCAATGATATAA
- the minC gene encoding septum site-determining protein MinC: protein MTAVVEEKTAIEFKGRMLMMTVLQLKNLDTNVLHQQVSQRLEDAAQWLQDAPVVIDVSPELDNDPVALMAAVDTLRSLGVNLVALARSEHIDADTASMLGLGTLSLAGGRDIPRRTEPAPASNEDAPEATPAAQHVETMVIDQPVRSGQQVYSRGDLIVLAPVSTGAEIMADGNIHVYSNLRGRALAGVRGNTSARIFCQQLNAELVSIAGHYRVAEDLPESYRNKPVHLCMQGDAMHFTALN from the coding sequence ATGACAGCAGTCGTCGAAGAAAAAACCGCAATCGAATTCAAGGGCCGCATGCTAATGATGACGGTCCTCCAGCTGAAAAACCTGGATACCAACGTGCTTCACCAGCAGGTGAGCCAACGTCTGGAGGATGCCGCCCAGTGGCTGCAGGATGCCCCTGTGGTGATTGATGTCAGCCCTGAGCTGGACAACGACCCTGTGGCTCTGATGGCGGCCGTAGACACCCTGCGTAGCTTGGGAGTCAACCTGGTGGCTCTGGCCCGCAGTGAACATATAGATGCAGATACCGCATCGATGCTAGGCCTAGGCACCCTAAGCCTAGCAGGCGGCCGTGATATACCCCGACGCACTGAACCTGCACCGGCCAGCAACGAGGACGCTCCCGAAGCCACGCCCGCAGCACAACACGTTGAAACCATGGTGATCGACCAGCCGGTCCGCTCCGGTCAGCAGGTTTACAGCCGTGGCGATCTGATTGTGCTGGCCCCGGTTAGCACTGGTGCCGAAATCATGGCCGACGGCAACATCCACGTTTACAGTAACTTGCGTGGCCGCGCCCTGGCCGGTGTTCGCGGCAACACCAGCGCGCGTATTTTTTGCCAGCAACTGAATGCCGAACTGGTATCCATTGCCGGCCATTACCGGGTAGCCGAAGACCTGCCCGAGTCATACCGTAACAAGCCTGTGCATCTATGCATGCAGGGCGATGCGATGCATTTTACCGCGCTGAACTAG
- the minD gene encoding septum site-determining protein MinD yields MTKIVVVTSGKGGVGKTTTSAALATGLALRGFKTTVIDFDVGLRNLDLIMGCERRVVYDLVNVISGDANIKQALIKDKKVDNLFILPASQTRDKDALTIEGVESVLNALRDDMQMDYIICDSPAGIEKGALMAAYFADEAVVVTNPEVSSVRDSDRIIGILASKTRHAEQGDGDIPARLLLTRYSPERVENGQMLSVEDVQEILAIELLGVVPESQAVLNASNAGSPVILDTDSDAGKAYSDAVARFLGEQLPHRFITTNKKGLFGRLFGG; encoded by the coding sequence GTGACGAAGATCGTGGTCGTGACATCCGGCAAGGGTGGCGTCGGCAAAACCACCACCAGTGCAGCGCTGGCCACAGGCCTTGCCCTGCGCGGTTTTAAAACCACTGTGATTGATTTCGATGTAGGCCTGCGCAATCTGGACCTGATCATGGGGTGCGAACGCCGTGTGGTCTATGATCTGGTCAACGTGATTAGTGGCGATGCCAACATCAAGCAAGCACTGATCAAGGACAAGAAGGTGGACAACCTGTTCATCCTCCCGGCCTCTCAGACTCGCGACAAGGACGCCCTTACCATCGAAGGTGTGGAAAGCGTACTAAACGCCCTGCGTGACGACATGCAGATGGATTACATCATCTGCGACAGCCCCGCCGGCATCGAAAAAGGCGCCCTTATGGCCGCCTATTTCGCCGACGAAGCCGTCGTCGTCACCAACCCGGAAGTCTCCAGCGTGCGGGACTCCGACCGCATCATCGGCATCCTTGCCAGCAAGACTCGCCACGCCGAACAGGGTGATGGGGATATCCCTGCCCGCCTGTTGCTGACCCGCTACTCCCCGGAACGGGTGGAAAACGGGCAGATGCTCTCGGTGGAAGACGTGCAGGAAATCCTTGCCATCGAGTTACTCGGCGTAGTGCCGGAATCCCAGGCCGTACTCAATGCCAGTAACGCTGGTAGCCCGGTAATTCTGGACACGGATTCCGATGCAGGAAAAGCGTATAGCGACGCCGTGGCCCGTTTCCTCGGCGAGCAATTACCGCATCGCTTTATCACCACGAATAAGAAAGGTCTATTCGGCCGTCTGTTTGGAGGCTAA
- a CDS encoding P-II family nitrogen regulator: MKMLTAVVKPFKADQVRDALAQVGVQGMTITEVKGFGRQKGHTELYRGAEYVVDFVPKVKLELAVSDEQLDQAIDVIMKAAGTGKIGDGKIFVTDLEQVIRIRTGEIGSEAI, from the coding sequence ATGAAAATGCTGACAGCGGTGGTTAAGCCGTTTAAGGCCGACCAGGTACGTGATGCCCTGGCCCAGGTGGGGGTACAGGGAATGACGATTACCGAGGTAAAGGGGTTTGGCCGTCAAAAAGGGCACACTGAACTGTATCGGGGGGCGGAATACGTGGTGGATTTTGTTCCCAAAGTGAAGTTGGAGTTGGCGGTCAGTGATGAGCAGCTGGACCAGGCCATCGACGTCATTATGAAGGCCGCGGGGACGGGCAAGATTGGTGACGGTAAAATTTTTGTGACGGATCTTGAGCAGGTTATCCGTATCCGTACCGGAGAAATTGGCAGCGAAGCCATTTAA
- the minE gene encoding cell division topological specificity factor MinE, translating into MSIFSYLLPKKQNTASVAKERLQIIVARERSTRGGPDYLPQLQEELLQVVRKYVPVDQDAVNVQVDRESGCEILELNITLPEG; encoded by the coding sequence ATGAGCATCTTTAGTTATTTGCTTCCCAAAAAGCAGAACACGGCATCAGTGGCGAAAGAGCGCTTGCAGATCATTGTGGCCCGCGAACGCTCCACACGCGGTGGCCCAGATTATCTGCCGCAGCTTCAAGAAGAGCTGCTTCAGGTGGTCCGCAAATATGTTCCTGTGGACCAAGACGCCGTGAACGTCCAGGTAGACCGGGAATCCGGGTGTGAAATTCTAGAGTTGAATATCACCCTGCCGGAAGGCTGA
- a CDS encoding antibiotic biosynthesis monooxygenase family protein: MKFIFEVRVKPGFSVDEYAKGWVEASEIIQQSAGAKGTYLHRKIGHSDTVLAIAHWESKAHRDAKDDSRSAKVKAILEKHAKVVEVSVIGEYDEPQWQVLPPRKV; the protein is encoded by the coding sequence ATGAAGTTTATATTCGAAGTGAGGGTGAAGCCTGGCTTTAGCGTGGATGAGTATGCTAAGGGTTGGGTGGAGGCCAGTGAAATTATTCAGCAAAGTGCTGGGGCAAAAGGGACTTACCTGCACCGCAAAATTGGCCACTCTGATACGGTGCTGGCCATCGCTCATTGGGAGAGCAAGGCACACCGTGATGCTAAAGACGATAGCCGTAGCGCAAAGGTAAAAGCGATTTTGGAAAAGCACGCCAAGGTGGTTGAGGTCAGCGTAATCGGCGAGTACGACGAGCCGCAGTGGCAGGTGTTGCCGCCGAGAAAGGTTTAG